Proteins encoded together in one uncultured Desulfosarcina sp. window:
- a CDS encoding TrkA family potassium uptake protein has protein sequence MKKQFAVIGLGNFGFYLATELFKKGHEVLGIDINPKMVQEIRDWVSRAVIADATDPQALKELELKKMDAVVICIGSILNNSILATLNVKDLGVKRVVAKAVSEAHGRILRKIGADEIYFPEKDLALTAAQRMDNPNVLDYLPFMEGYSIVQLAPPPSFVGKSLIQLDLINRLGIQVIAIKELVPENVVLIPTGHFVVKESDILILLGPDDALVGLQET, from the coding sequence ATGAAAAAACAGTTTGCCGTTATCGGACTTGGAAATTTCGGTTTTTATCTCGCCACCGAACTGTTTAAAAAGGGGCATGAGGTACTGGGCATCGACATCAACCCCAAGATGGTCCAGGAGATCCGCGATTGGGTCAGCCGGGCCGTCATCGCCGACGCCACCGACCCCCAGGCTCTCAAGGAGCTGGAACTGAAAAAAATGGATGCCGTGGTGATTTGTATCGGATCGATCCTCAACAACTCCATCCTGGCCACCCTCAACGTCAAAGATCTGGGCGTCAAACGGGTGGTGGCCAAGGCCGTCAGCGAGGCCCACGGCCGCATCCTGCGCAAGATCGGGGCCGACGAAATTTATTTCCCGGAAAAGGATCTGGCCCTGACCGCGGCCCAACGCATGGACAACCCCAATGTGCTCGACTATTTGCCCTTCATGGAAGGATACAGCATCGTCCAGCTGGCGCCGCCGCCCTCCTTTGTCGGCAAGAGTCTCATCCAACTGGATCTGATCAACCGTCTGGGCATACAGGTCATTGCCATCAAGGAACTGGTCCCCGAAAATGTGGTTTTGATCCCGACCGGCCATTTCGTCGTCAAGGAAAGCGATATCCTGATTCTTCTCGGTCCCGACGACGCGCTGGTCGGATTGCAGGAGACCTGA